One genomic window of Medicago truncatula cultivar Jemalong A17 chromosome 1, MtrunA17r5.0-ANR, whole genome shotgun sequence includes the following:
- the LOC11414236 gene encoding serine/threonine-protein kinase tricornered isoform X1, whose product MDGYDGTVRLGALNMKYDRGDFDSGTDVSVSSPVTKQKAAAAKQFIENHYKNYLQGLQDRKDRRRALQRKVQESQLPAEEQEVMMRNLERKETEYMRLQRRKIGIDDFEQLTVIGKGAFGEVRLCRAKSTGEIFAMKKLKKSEMLSRGQVEHVRSERNLLAEVDSRCIVKLHYSFQDSDFLYLIMEYLPGGDIMTLLMREDILSEHVARFYIAESILAIHSIHQHNYVHRDIKPDNLILDKNGHLKLSDFGLCKTLDDKYSTILLENDDFNGQESTSETEYNFVSPWLMPKEQLQAWKRNRRALAYSTVGTLDYMAPEVLLKKGYGIECDWWSLGAILYEMLVGYPPFCSDDPRMTCRKIVNWKTCLKFPEEPKISAEAKDLICRLLCDVDTRLGTRGVDEIKAHPWFRGVQWDMLYELEAAYKPTVIGDLDTQNFEKFPDVGPPSVTETVGPWRKMLTSKDTNFIGYTFKKSDILKSIESTDEDIRVNGSSKSPSLISLLGRIDLQDTAIPESEPKPET is encoded by the exons ATGGACGGTTACGATGGAACCGTTCGTCTCGGAGCTCTTAACATGAAGTATGATCGCGGTGACTTTGACTCCGGCACCGATGTATCGGTTTCTTCTCCGGTAACGAAACAGAAAGCCGCTGCTGCTAAACAATTCATCGAGAATCATTATAAGAATTATCTTCAAGGATTGCAGGATCGCAAAGATAG GCGCAGAGCGCTACAAAGGAAAGTGCAGGAATCTCAATTACCAGCGGAAGAGCAGGAGGTGATGATGAGAAATTTGGAGCGTAAAGAAACCGAGTACATGAGGCTTCAGAGACGTAAAATTGGAATTGATGATTTCGAGCAATTAACAGTAATTGGAAAAGGTGCTTTCGGCGAG GTGAGGTTATGTCGTGCTAAAAGTACTGGAGAGATTTTTGCCatgaagaaattgaagaagtCAGAGATGCTTAGCCGTGGACAG GTCGAACATGTACGATCTGAAAGGAACTTGCTGGCAGAGGTTGATAGCAGATGCATAGTAAAACTCCATTATTCGTTCCAAGATTCAGATTTCCTATATCTCATCATGGAATATTTACCTGGTGGTGACATTATGACATTGTTAATGAGAGAAGATATTCTTTCTGAACATGTTGCTCGCTTCTACATTGCCGAAAGTATTCTTGCTATCCACTCAATACATCAGCACAACTATGTACATAG GGATATAAAACCTGATAACCTTATACTGGATAAAAATGGTCATTTGAAGCTTTCAGACTTCGGCTTATGCAAGACTCTTGATGACAAGTATTCAACAATTTTATTGGAAAATGATGATTTCAACGGTCAAGAATCAACTAGTGAAACTGAATATAATTTTGTCTCCCCTTGGTTGATGCCAAAGGAACAATTACAGGCATGGAAGCGTAATCGCCGTGCATTG GCATATTCAACTGTTGGAACTCTTGATTACATGGCCCCTGAAGTTTTGCTCAAGAAGGGGTATGGAATAGAGTGTGATTGGTGGTCTCTTGGGGCAATCTTGTATGAGATGCTTGTTGGATATCCTCCATTTTGTTCTGATGATCCAAGGATGACCTGCCGTAAG ATTGTGAACTGGAAAACATGCCTGAAATTCCCTGAAGAACCCAAGATATCAGCTGAAGCTAAGGATCTCATCTGTCGTTTACTATGTGATGTTGACACAAGACTAGGAACAAGAGGAGTAGACGAAATAAAG GCTCATCCATGGTTCAGGGGTGTTCAATGGGACATGCTTTATGAATTGGAAGCTGCATATAAACCTACAGTCATTGGAGACTTGGACACACAGAACTTTGAAAAGTTTCCTGAT GTAGGCCCACCATCCGTAACAGAAACTGTGGGACCATGGAGAAAG ATGTTGACATCCAAAGACACTAATTTCATAGGATATACATTTAAGAAATCAGACATCCTTAAATCGATTGAAAGTACAG ATGAAGATATCAGAGTAAACGGGTCATCAAAATCTCCTTCCTTGATTTCCCTGTTAG GGAGAATTGATTTGCAAGATACTGCCATTCCAGAAAGTGAACCGAAGCCAGAAACTTGA
- the LOC11414236 gene encoding serine/threonine-protein kinase tricornered isoform X2 — protein MDGYDGTVRLGALNMKYDRGDFDSGTDVSVSSPVTKQKAAAAKQFIENHYKNYLQGLQDRKDRRRALQRKVQESQLPAEEQEVMMRNLERKETEYMRLQRRKIGIDDFEQLTVIGKGAFGEVRLCRAKSTGEIFAMKKLKKSEMLSRGQVEHVRSERNLLAEVDSRCIVKLHYSFQDSDFLYLIMEYLPGGDIMTLLMREDILSEHVARFYIAESILAIHSIHQHNYVHRDIKPDNLILDKNGHLKLSDFGLCKTLDDKYSTILLENDDFNGQESTSETEYNFVSPWLMPKEQLQAWKRNRRALAYSTVGTLDYMAPEVLLKKGYGIECDWWSLGAILYEMLVGYPPFCSDDPRMTCRKIVNWKTCLKFPEEPKISAEAKDLICRLLCDVDTRLGTRGVDEIKAHPWFRGVQWDMLYELEAAYKPTVIGDLDTQNFEKFPDVKKMCHYACAR, from the exons ATGGACGGTTACGATGGAACCGTTCGTCTCGGAGCTCTTAACATGAAGTATGATCGCGGTGACTTTGACTCCGGCACCGATGTATCGGTTTCTTCTCCGGTAACGAAACAGAAAGCCGCTGCTGCTAAACAATTCATCGAGAATCATTATAAGAATTATCTTCAAGGATTGCAGGATCGCAAAGATAG GCGCAGAGCGCTACAAAGGAAAGTGCAGGAATCTCAATTACCAGCGGAAGAGCAGGAGGTGATGATGAGAAATTTGGAGCGTAAAGAAACCGAGTACATGAGGCTTCAGAGACGTAAAATTGGAATTGATGATTTCGAGCAATTAACAGTAATTGGAAAAGGTGCTTTCGGCGAG GTGAGGTTATGTCGTGCTAAAAGTACTGGAGAGATTTTTGCCatgaagaaattgaagaagtCAGAGATGCTTAGCCGTGGACAG GTCGAACATGTACGATCTGAAAGGAACTTGCTGGCAGAGGTTGATAGCAGATGCATAGTAAAACTCCATTATTCGTTCCAAGATTCAGATTTCCTATATCTCATCATGGAATATTTACCTGGTGGTGACATTATGACATTGTTAATGAGAGAAGATATTCTTTCTGAACATGTTGCTCGCTTCTACATTGCCGAAAGTATTCTTGCTATCCACTCAATACATCAGCACAACTATGTACATAG GGATATAAAACCTGATAACCTTATACTGGATAAAAATGGTCATTTGAAGCTTTCAGACTTCGGCTTATGCAAGACTCTTGATGACAAGTATTCAACAATTTTATTGGAAAATGATGATTTCAACGGTCAAGAATCAACTAGTGAAACTGAATATAATTTTGTCTCCCCTTGGTTGATGCCAAAGGAACAATTACAGGCATGGAAGCGTAATCGCCGTGCATTG GCATATTCAACTGTTGGAACTCTTGATTACATGGCCCCTGAAGTTTTGCTCAAGAAGGGGTATGGAATAGAGTGTGATTGGTGGTCTCTTGGGGCAATCTTGTATGAGATGCTTGTTGGATATCCTCCATTTTGTTCTGATGATCCAAGGATGACCTGCCGTAAG ATTGTGAACTGGAAAACATGCCTGAAATTCCCTGAAGAACCCAAGATATCAGCTGAAGCTAAGGATCTCATCTGTCGTTTACTATGTGATGTTGACACAAGACTAGGAACAAGAGGAGTAGACGAAATAAAG GCTCATCCATGGTTCAGGGGTGTTCAATGGGACATGCTTTATGAATTGGAAGCTGCATATAAACCTACAGTCATTGGAGACTTGGACACACAGAACTTTGAAAAGTTTCCTGAT GTAAAGAAAATGTGTCATTATGCATGTGCAAGATAA
- the LOC11412566 gene encoding cold-regulated protein 27 produces the protein MEGIRENEEWTDEKHSMYIKSIEASFVNDLYDSKQPGASFSSKGRPNESTTGQFKVLRGGCWQKLNFERENPQMSKVNPHNDFIASPWIQHYRSSIKQESAVAPSPTSQQVVTSSQRKKISSKAGHLHMYESQVYHENMICSDTEVSDQNFVDEEVKCEKKNTSNAKRRKSLDF, from the exons ATGGAG GGCATTAGAGAAAATGAGGAGTGGACTGATGAGAAACACAGCATGTATATAAAGTCTATAGAAGCATCTTTTGTTAATGATTTATACGATTCTAAGCAACCAGGAGCTTCTTTTTCCAGCAAAGGAAGGCCCAACGAATCTACTACTGGCCAG TTCAAGGTTCTTCGAGGTGGTTGTTGGCAAAAGCTCaattttgagagagaaaatCCACAAATGAGTAAAGTTAATCCACACAATGATTTTATTGCAAGTCCATGGATTCAACACTATCGATCTTCAATCAAACAAGAAAGTGCAGTAGCTCCATCCCCTACATCTCAACAAGTTGTTACTTCAAGCCAAAGGAAGAAAATTTCCTCAAAAGCAGGACATCTTCATATGTATGAATCACAAGtttatcatgaaaatatgaTTTGTAGTGACACAG AAGTGTCGGATCAAAACTTTGTTGACGAAGAAGTgaaatgtgaaaagaaaaacacaagcaACGCGAAACGACGAAAATCTTTGGATTTTTGA